A window from Nitrospirota bacterium encodes these proteins:
- the leuD gene encoding 3-isopropylmalate dehydratase small subunit — translation MILKGRVWKFGRDIDTDAIIPARYLNTSDPNELAKHVMEDADKDFPSKVKKGDLIIADANFGCGSSREHAPIAIKAAGIQGVVAKSFARIFYRNAFNIGLPIFESDAASEKISEGDVIEVDADSGVIKNITKREEYAAKPIPPFMQELISAGGLIEWTKKRLERK, via the coding sequence ATGATTCTTAAAGGAAGAGTATGGAAGTTCGGCAGGGATATTGATACAGACGCGATCATACCCGCGAGATATCTTAATACATCTGACCCTAATGAACTCGCAAAGCATGTAATGGAAGACGCTGATAAGGATTTTCCGTCAAAGGTTAAAAAAGGCGACCTGATAATCGCTGACGCGAACTTCGGCTGCGGCTCATCGCGTGAACACGCGCCAATAGCCATAAAGGCAGCGGGCATTCAGGGAGTAGTGGCAAAGAGCTTCGCGAGGATATTTTACAGAAATGCCTTTAACATCGGGCTTCCGATATTTGAGTCTGACGCGGCGTCTGAAAAGATATCCGAAGGCGATGTCATAGAGGTTGACGCGGACAGCGGCGTGATAAAGAACATCACCAAAAGAGAAGAGTATGCCGCGAAACCAATCCCTCCCTTTATGCAGGAGCTTATATCCGCGGGCGGGCTTATAGAATGGACAAAGAAACGGCTGGAGAGGAAGTAA